The following proteins are co-located in the Nerophis lumbriciformis linkage group LG22, RoL_Nlum_v2.1, whole genome shotgun sequence genome:
- the prmt1 gene encoding protein arginine N-methyltransferase 1: protein MTTRCRSHSSSQAAKKSEGKLSLAAQGKLNSVRARALRPHIEMAAPPERMEGANGANGANTAKPAAEDMTSKDYYFDSYAHFGIHEEMLKDEVRTLTYRNSMFHNKHLFKDKVVLDVGSGTGILCMFAAKAGAKKVIGIECSSISDYAVKIVKANKLDDVVTIIKGKVEEVDLPVDGVDIIISEWMGYCLFYESMLNTVIYARDKWLKPDGLIFPDRATLYVTAIEDRQYKDYKIHWWENVYGFDMSCIKEVAIKEPLVDVVDPKQLVTSACLIKEVDIYTVKLDDLTFTSPFCLQVKKNDYIHALVTYFNIEFTRCHKRTGFSTSPESPYTHWKQTVFYLDDYLTVKIGEEILGTISMKPNVKNNRDLDFTVDIDFKGQLCEVSKTSEYRMR, encoded by the exons ATGACCACGCGTTGCCGGTCCCACTCGAGCTCCCAGGCTGCGAAGAAGAGCGAAGGCAAGCTTTCTTTGGCGGCGCAAGGGAAGCTGAACTCTGTTCGAGCTCGCGCACTGAGGCCGCACATCGAAATGGCGGCGCCACCAGAGAGGATGGAG GGAGCTAACGGAGCTAACGGAGCTAACACAGCAAAGCCTGCTGCTGAAGATATGACATCAAAGGATTATTATTTTGACTCATACGCTCACTTCGGCATCCATGAG GAGATGCTTAAAGATGAGGTCCGTACGCTGACCTACCGGAACTCAATGTTCCACAACAAGCATCTTTTTAAAGATAAGGTGGTGTTGGATGTGGGCAGTGGGACGGGCATTCTCTGCATGTTTGCTGCCAAGGCTGGAGCCAAAAAAGTTATAGGG ATTGAGTGCAGCAGCATCTCAGACTACGCTGTGAAAATTGTGAAGGCCAATAAGCTGGATGATG TGGTGACCATCATTAAAGGAAAGGTGGAGGAGGTGGATTTGCCTGTGGACGGAGTAGATATCATCATATCTGAGTGGATGGGCTACTGTCTCTTCTACGAGTCTATGCTCAATACAGTCATCTATGCCCGGGACAAGTGGCTG AAGCCAGACGGACTAATTTTTCCAGACAGGGCAACTCTTTACGTGACTGCCATTGAAGACCGACAGTACAAGGACTACAAAATTCACT GGTGGGAGAACGTGTATGGATTTGACATGTCCTGTATCAAGGAGGTGGCAATTAAGGAACCCCTGGTTGATGTAGTAGACCCCAAGCAGCTGGTCACCAGCGCCTGTCTCATCAAG GAGGTGGACATCTATACAGTGAAGTTAGATGACTTGACGTTCACCTCACCATTCTGCCTGCAAGTTAAGAAGAACGACTACATCCATGCCCTCGTTACCTACTTCAACATCGAGTTCACTCGCTGTCACAAGAGGACCGGCTTTTCTACCA GCCCAGAGTCTCCCTACACTCACTGGAAGCAGACAGTCTTCTACTTGGATGATTACCTGACTGTCAAGATAGGAGAAGAGATCTTGGGCACCATCAGCATGAAGCCAAACGTCAAGAATAAT AGGGACCTGGACTTCACCGTAGACATCGACTTCAAGGGTCAACTTTGTGAGGTGTCCAAGACGTCCGAGTACAGGATGCGTTAG